A region of Numida meleagris isolate 19003 breed g44 Domestic line chromosome 26, NumMel1.0, whole genome shotgun sequence DNA encodes the following proteins:
- the MAPT gene encoding microtubule-associated protein tau isoform X13, whose amino-acid sequence MLCVKMPIPLEMRNNRSRLRFVPPLERKVLVLYAGGAAEGGKQGAGWLTCSTWRVSQGGNLTERWQNLTRTSPAWRTTQPARRGSASPQMTFGPLYVTHHAEPFTKTCWFAVMRTNASWTCSVASSGREPHGSRNGRGDSSDSGYPLQIPVDDGSDEPVSETSDAKSTPTTEDATAPLVEEGDQEGQHGEIPEGTTAEEAGTGATPSLEDHAAGDAAPAHTENKEKGGAESEEKKPKKSSPSTAKPPGDRASTPPHHRHTSSSTAPPKSPSSPAATSKRASSVTPRPASTGTHETKAKGQEMRGSTKPGTPRSAAGQAQRNSTNATRIPAKTPTAPKTPPGSGRKEQKKPPPAAAKSEKGEQPKSGDRSGYSSPGSPGTPGSRSRTPSLPTPPAREPKKVAVVRTPPKSPASAKSRIQPSAAPMPDLKNVKSKIGSTENLKHQPGGGKVQIINKKLDFSSVQSKCGSKDNIKHIPGGGSVQIVNQKLDFSSVQSRCGSKDNIKHIPGGGSVQIVYKPVDLSHVTSKCGSLGNIHHKPGGGQVEVKSEKLDFKDKVQSKIGSLDNISHVPGGGNKKIETHKLTFRENAKAKTDHGAEIVYKSPTISGDASPRRLSNVSSTGSINMVDSPQLATLADEVSASLAKQGL is encoded by the exons GTAACCTGACTGAGAGATGGCAGAACCTCACCAGGACATCACCGGCATGGAGGACCACGCAGCCGGCCCGGAGAGGCAGCGCATCCCCTCAg ATGACTTTTGGACCATTGTACGTTACGCACCACGCCGAGCCCTTTACAAAGACCTGCTGGTTTGCAGTGATGAGAACGAATGCATCATGGACGTGTTCAGTAGCCAGCTCTGGGAGGGAGCCTCATGGCTCTAGAAATGGCAGAGGGGACAGCAGTGACTCAG GCTATCCCCTTCAGATACCGGTGGATGATGGGTCGGATGAGCCCGTTTCTGAAACATCCGACGCTAAGAGCACCCCAACTACGGAAG ATGCCACAGCACCTTTAGTGGAGGAAGGAGACCAAGAGGGTCAGCACGGGGAGATCCCAGAAGGAACCACAG CTGAAGAGGCCGGCACAGGAGCCACCCCCAGCCTCGAGGACCACGCAGCAGGAGACGCTGCTCCAG CTCACactgagaacaaagaaaagggaGGGGCTGAAAGCGAGGAGAAGAAACCCAAG AAATCCTCACCTTCCACTGCCAAACCCCCAGGCGATAGAGCCTccacccccccccaccaccGACACACCTCCTCTAGCACAGCCCCTCCGAAATcaccctccagccctgcagccacctctAAACGAGCCTCTTCTGTCACACCCCGACCTGCCAGTACAGGAACGCATGAAACTAAGGCCAAG GGCCAGGAGATGAGAGGCAGCACGAAGCCGGGCACACCGCGCTCCGCAGCCGGGCAGGCTCAGAGGAACTCCACCAACGCCACGCGCATCCCAGCAAAAACCCCCACGGCCCCCAAGACCCCTCCTGGCTCTG gcagaaaggagcagaaaaagcCACCCCCTGCAGCAGCGAAGTCTGAGAAAG GTGAGCAGCCCAAGTCTGGAGACAGAAGCGGTTACAGCAGTCCCGGCTCCCCCGGGACTCCCGGCAGCCGTTCCCGCACTCCTTCTCTGCCCACCCCACCAGCCAGGGAGCCCAAGAAGGTGGCCGTGGTTCGCACGCCGCCGAAATCGCCCGCGTCCGCCAAGAGCCGCATCCAGCCGTCGGCCGCTCCCATGCCCGACCTGAAAAATGTCAAGTCCAAAATCGGCTCCACCGAAAACCTGAAGCACCAGCCCGGAGGAGGCAAG GTGCAGATTATTAATAAGAAGCTGGACTTTAGCAGCGTTCAATCCAAGTGTGGCTCAAAGGATAATATCAAACACATCCCAGGAGGAGGCAGT GTGCAGATTGTTAATCAGAAGTTGGACTTTAGCAGCGTTCAATCCAGGTGTGGCTCAAAGGATAATATCAAACACATCCCGGGAGGAGGCAGT GTTCAGATCGTGTACAAACCAGTGGACCTGAGCCACGTGACATCCAAGTGTGGTTCCCTGGGCAACATCCATCACAAACCAG GTGGTGGCCAAGTGGAGGTGAAATCCGAGAAACTGGACTTCAAAGATAAGGTGCAATCTAAAATCGGGTCCTTAGATAACATCAGCCACGTTCCCggaggaggaaataaaaag ATTGAGACTCACAAGCTGACTTTCCGCGAGAACGCCAAAGCCAAGACCGACCACGGCGCCGAAATCGTCTACAAGTCCCCCACCATCTCCGGGGACGCGTCCCCCCGCCGCCTTAGCAACGTCTCCTCCACCGGCAGCATCAACATGGTGGACTCCCCCCAGCTCGCCACGCTAGCCGACGAAGTGTCCGCTTCGCTGGCCAAGCAGGGCTTGTGA
- the MAPT gene encoding microtubule-associated protein tau isoform X10 — MAEPHQDITGMEDHAAGPERQRIPSDATAPLVEEGDQEGQHGEIPEGTTAEEAGTGATPSLEDHAAGDAAPAPGEPSSPKLQPGPQERGGDAIRRGGQPMQQAAGVLQEPLQSQDTKPAATAPTRIEVTIPIPLDMYQGAGPAEDGHELWDRGGGEGVAVGPALGEEPGRDASTTGMAGVGGTDASRAADGPSPSYTGAPLKEDASRWEGEEDRGIDEASQQGLPALAGRRVSPGPETTEEALKEEGESKSRDVPRDTAGEALLVESEARKAEEQEERRLLKGEESHADVTPSEPPDTQTEQTGAGGDSGPLIEAAKPPAGLKDGKEDRDAAPGEVVPDTGECRTPKKKRGAHVADQAVSRVPVLKAHTENKEKGGAESEEKKPKKSSPSTAKPPGDRASTPPHHRHTSSSTAPPKSPSSPAATSKRASSVTPRPASTGTHETKAKGQEMRGSTKPGTPRSAAGQAQRNSTNATRIPAKTPTAPKTPPGSGRKEQKKPPPAAAKSEKGEQPKSGDRSGYSSPGSPGTPGSRSRTPSLPTPPAREPKKVAVVRTPPKSPASAKSRIQPSAAPMPDLKNVKSKIGSTENLKHQPGGGKVQIINKKLDFSSVQSKCGSKDNIKHIPGGGSVQIVNQKLDFSSVQSRCGSKDNIKHIPGGGSVQIVYKPVDLSHVTSKCGSLGNIHHKPGGGQVEVKSEKLDFKDKVQSKIGSLDNISHVPGGGNKKIETHKLTFRENAKAKTDHGAEIVYKSPTISGDASPRRLSNVSSTGSINMVDSPQLATLADEVSASLAKQGL; from the exons ATGGCAGAACCTCACCAGGACATCACCGGCATGGAGGACCACGCAGCCGGCCCGGAGAGGCAGCGCATCCCCTCAg ATGCCACAGCACCTTTAGTGGAGGAAGGAGACCAAGAGGGTCAGCACGGGGAGATCCCAGAAGGAACCACAG CTGAAGAGGCCGGCACAGGAGCCACCCCCAGCCTCGAGGACCACGCAGCAGGAGACGCTGCTCCAG CTCCAGGGGAGCCCAGCTCTCCAAAGCTGCAGCCCGGCCCCCAGGAGCGCGGGGGAGATGCAATCCGAAGGGGCGGGCAGCccatgcagcaggcagctggcgTTCTTCAGGAGCCTCTTCAGTCCCAAGACACAAagcctgcagccacagctcccaCCAGGATCGAGGTCACTATCCCCATACCCCTGGATATGTACCAAGGTGCCGGACCGGCTGAAGACGGCCACGAGCTGTGGGATCGTGGGGGTGGAGAAGGCGTCGCTGTGGGTCCGGCACTGGGAGAAGAGCCAGGCCGTGATGCCAGCACCACGGGGATGGCAGGGGTGGGTGGCACGGATGCCTCCCGTGCTGCAGATGGGCCGTCTCCTTCATATACCGGAGCCCCGCTAAAAGAAGATGCCAGCagatgggaaggagaggaggaccGCGGTATTGATGAAGCTTCTCAGCAGGGTTTGCCTGCCCTGGCGGGACGACGTGTTTCTCCAGGACCCGAAACAACCGAGGAAGCTCTtaaagaagaaggagaaagcaagtCCAGAGATGTCCCCAGAGACACAGCGGGAGAGGCGCTCCTTGTTGAATCCGAAGCACGTAAAGCAGAAGAGCAAGAGGAGAGACGGCTGCTGAAGGGGGAAGAATCACACGCAGATGTCACCCCATCTGAGCCTCCTGACACCCAGACAGAGCAGACCGGGGCAGGAGGGGATTCTGGACCCTTAATAGAAGCAGCCAAACCCCCCGCTGGCTTAAAAGATGGCAAGGAAGACAGAGATGCTGCCCCGGGAGAGGTGGTGCCGGATACAGGAGAATGCCGGACGCCCAAGAAGAAGCGTGGTGCCCACGTTGCAGATCAAGCAGTCAGTCGCGTTCCTGTCCTGAAAG CTCACactgagaacaaagaaaagggaGGGGCTGAAAGCGAGGAGAAGAAACCCAAG AAATCCTCACCTTCCACTGCCAAACCCCCAGGCGATAGAGCCTccacccccccccaccaccGACACACCTCCTCTAGCACAGCCCCTCCGAAATcaccctccagccctgcagccacctctAAACGAGCCTCTTCTGTCACACCCCGACCTGCCAGTACAGGAACGCATGAAACTAAGGCCAAG GGCCAGGAGATGAGAGGCAGCACGAAGCCGGGCACACCGCGCTCCGCAGCCGGGCAGGCTCAGAGGAACTCCACCAACGCCACGCGCATCCCAGCAAAAACCCCCACGGCCCCCAAGACCCCTCCTGGCTCTG gcagaaaggagcagaaaaagcCACCCCCTGCAGCAGCGAAGTCTGAGAAAG GTGAGCAGCCCAAGTCTGGAGACAGAAGCGGTTACAGCAGTCCCGGCTCCCCCGGGACTCCCGGCAGCCGTTCCCGCACTCCTTCTCTGCCCACCCCACCAGCCAGGGAGCCCAAGAAGGTGGCCGTGGTTCGCACGCCGCCGAAATCGCCCGCGTCCGCCAAGAGCCGCATCCAGCCGTCGGCCGCTCCCATGCCCGACCTGAAAAATGTCAAGTCCAAAATCGGCTCCACCGAAAACCTGAAGCACCAGCCCGGAGGAGGCAAG GTGCAGATTATTAATAAGAAGCTGGACTTTAGCAGCGTTCAATCCAAGTGTGGCTCAAAGGATAATATCAAACACATCCCAGGAGGAGGCAGT GTGCAGATTGTTAATCAGAAGTTGGACTTTAGCAGCGTTCAATCCAGGTGTGGCTCAAAGGATAATATCAAACACATCCCGGGAGGAGGCAGT GTTCAGATCGTGTACAAACCAGTGGACCTGAGCCACGTGACATCCAAGTGTGGTTCCCTGGGCAACATCCATCACAAACCAG GTGGTGGCCAAGTGGAGGTGAAATCCGAGAAACTGGACTTCAAAGATAAGGTGCAATCTAAAATCGGGTCCTTAGATAACATCAGCCACGTTCCCggaggaggaaataaaaag ATTGAGACTCACAAGCTGACTTTCCGCGAGAACGCCAAAGCCAAGACCGACCACGGCGCCGAAATCGTCTACAAGTCCCCCACCATCTCCGGGGACGCGTCCCCCCGCCGCCTTAGCAACGTCTCCTCCACCGGCAGCATCAACATGGTGGACTCCCCCCAGCTCGCCACGCTAGCCGACGAAGTGTCCGCTTCGCTGGCCAAGCAGGGCTTGTGA
- the MAPT gene encoding microtubule-associated protein tau isoform X9 produces the protein MAEPHQDITGMEDHAAGPERQRIPSGYPLQIPVDDGSDEPVSETSDAKSTPTTEDATAPLVEEGDQEGQHGEIPEGTTAEEAGTGATPSLEDHAAGDAAPAPGEPSSPKLQPGPQERGGDAIRRGGQPMQQAAGVLQEPLQSQDTKPAATAPTRIEVTIPIPLDMYQGAGPAEDGHELWDRGGGEGVAVGPALGEEPGRDASTTGMAGVGGTDASRAADGPSPSYTGAPLKEDASRWEGEEDRGIDEASQQGLPALAGRRVSPGPETTEEALKEEGESKSRDVPRDTAGEALLVESEARKAEEQEERRLLKGEESHADVTPSEPPDTQTEQTGAGGDSGPLIEAAKPPAGLKDGKEDRDAAPGEVVPDTGECRTPKKKRGAHVADQAVSRVPVLKAHTENKEKGGAESEEKKPKKSSPSTAKPPGDRASTPPHHRHTSSSTAPPKSPSSPAATSKRASSVTPRPASTGTHETKAKGQEMRGSTKPGTPRSAAGQAQRNSTNATRIPAKTPTAPKTPPGSGRKEQKKPPPAAAKSEKGEQPKSGDRSGYSSPGSPGTPGSRSRTPSLPTPPAREPKKVAVVRTPPKSPASAKSRIQPSAAPMPDLKNVKSKIGSTENLKHQPGGGKVQIINKKLDFSSVQSKCGSKDNIKHIPGGGSVQIVNQKLDFSSVQSRCGSKDNIKHIPGGGSVQIVYKPVDLSHVTSKCGSLGNIHHKPGGGQVEVKSEKLDFKDKVQSKIGSLDNISHVPGGGNKKIETHKLTFRENAKAKTDHGAEIVYKSPTISGDASPRRLSNVSSTGSINMVDSPQLATLADEVSASLAKQGL, from the exons ATGGCAGAACCTCACCAGGACATCACCGGCATGGAGGACCACGCAGCCGGCCCGGAGAGGCAGCGCATCCCCTCAg GCTATCCCCTTCAGATACCGGTGGATGATGGGTCGGATGAGCCCGTTTCTGAAACATCCGACGCTAAGAGCACCCCAACTACGGAAG ATGCCACAGCACCTTTAGTGGAGGAAGGAGACCAAGAGGGTCAGCACGGGGAGATCCCAGAAGGAACCACAG CTGAAGAGGCCGGCACAGGAGCCACCCCCAGCCTCGAGGACCACGCAGCAGGAGACGCTGCTCCAG CTCCAGGGGAGCCCAGCTCTCCAAAGCTGCAGCCCGGCCCCCAGGAGCGCGGGGGAGATGCAATCCGAAGGGGCGGGCAGCccatgcagcaggcagctggcgTTCTTCAGGAGCCTCTTCAGTCCCAAGACACAAagcctgcagccacagctcccaCCAGGATCGAGGTCACTATCCCCATACCCCTGGATATGTACCAAGGTGCCGGACCGGCTGAAGACGGCCACGAGCTGTGGGATCGTGGGGGTGGAGAAGGCGTCGCTGTGGGTCCGGCACTGGGAGAAGAGCCAGGCCGTGATGCCAGCACCACGGGGATGGCAGGGGTGGGTGGCACGGATGCCTCCCGTGCTGCAGATGGGCCGTCTCCTTCATATACCGGAGCCCCGCTAAAAGAAGATGCCAGCagatgggaaggagaggaggaccGCGGTATTGATGAAGCTTCTCAGCAGGGTTTGCCTGCCCTGGCGGGACGACGTGTTTCTCCAGGACCCGAAACAACCGAGGAAGCTCTtaaagaagaaggagaaagcaagtCCAGAGATGTCCCCAGAGACACAGCGGGAGAGGCGCTCCTTGTTGAATCCGAAGCACGTAAAGCAGAAGAGCAAGAGGAGAGACGGCTGCTGAAGGGGGAAGAATCACACGCAGATGTCACCCCATCTGAGCCTCCTGACACCCAGACAGAGCAGACCGGGGCAGGAGGGGATTCTGGACCCTTAATAGAAGCAGCCAAACCCCCCGCTGGCTTAAAAGATGGCAAGGAAGACAGAGATGCTGCCCCGGGAGAGGTGGTGCCGGATACAGGAGAATGCCGGACGCCCAAGAAGAAGCGTGGTGCCCACGTTGCAGATCAAGCAGTCAGTCGCGTTCCTGTCCTGAAAG CTCACactgagaacaaagaaaagggaGGGGCTGAAAGCGAGGAGAAGAAACCCAAG AAATCCTCACCTTCCACTGCCAAACCCCCAGGCGATAGAGCCTccacccccccccaccaccGACACACCTCCTCTAGCACAGCCCCTCCGAAATcaccctccagccctgcagccacctctAAACGAGCCTCTTCTGTCACACCCCGACCTGCCAGTACAGGAACGCATGAAACTAAGGCCAAG GGCCAGGAGATGAGAGGCAGCACGAAGCCGGGCACACCGCGCTCCGCAGCCGGGCAGGCTCAGAGGAACTCCACCAACGCCACGCGCATCCCAGCAAAAACCCCCACGGCCCCCAAGACCCCTCCTGGCTCTG gcagaaaggagcagaaaaagcCACCCCCTGCAGCAGCGAAGTCTGAGAAAG GTGAGCAGCCCAAGTCTGGAGACAGAAGCGGTTACAGCAGTCCCGGCTCCCCCGGGACTCCCGGCAGCCGTTCCCGCACTCCTTCTCTGCCCACCCCACCAGCCAGGGAGCCCAAGAAGGTGGCCGTGGTTCGCACGCCGCCGAAATCGCCCGCGTCCGCCAAGAGCCGCATCCAGCCGTCGGCCGCTCCCATGCCCGACCTGAAAAATGTCAAGTCCAAAATCGGCTCCACCGAAAACCTGAAGCACCAGCCCGGAGGAGGCAAG GTGCAGATTATTAATAAGAAGCTGGACTTTAGCAGCGTTCAATCCAAGTGTGGCTCAAAGGATAATATCAAACACATCCCAGGAGGAGGCAGT GTGCAGATTGTTAATCAGAAGTTGGACTTTAGCAGCGTTCAATCCAGGTGTGGCTCAAAGGATAATATCAAACACATCCCGGGAGGAGGCAGT GTTCAGATCGTGTACAAACCAGTGGACCTGAGCCACGTGACATCCAAGTGTGGTTCCCTGGGCAACATCCATCACAAACCAG GTGGTGGCCAAGTGGAGGTGAAATCCGAGAAACTGGACTTCAAAGATAAGGTGCAATCTAAAATCGGGTCCTTAGATAACATCAGCCACGTTCCCggaggaggaaataaaaag ATTGAGACTCACAAGCTGACTTTCCGCGAGAACGCCAAAGCCAAGACCGACCACGGCGCCGAAATCGTCTACAAGTCCCCCACCATCTCCGGGGACGCGTCCCCCCGCCGCCTTAGCAACGTCTCCTCCACCGGCAGCATCAACATGGTGGACTCCCCCCAGCTCGCCACGCTAGCCGACGAAGTGTCCGCTTCGCTGGCCAAGCAGGGCTTGTGA
- the MAPT gene encoding microtubule-associated protein tau isoform X16: protein MAEPHQDITGMEDHAAGPERQRIPSGYPLQIPVDDGSDEPVSETSDAKSTPTTEDATAPLVEEGDQEGQHGEIPEGTTAEEAGTGATPSLEDHAAGDAAPAHTENKEKGGAESEEKKPKGQEMRGSTKPGTPRSAAGQAQRNSTNATRIPAKTPTAPKTPPGSGRKEQKKPPPAAAKSEKGEQPKSGDRSGYSSPGSPGTPGSRSRTPSLPTPPAREPKKVAVVRTPPKSPASAKSRIQPSAAPMPDLKNVKSKIGSTENLKHQPGGGKVQIINKKLDFSSVQSKCGSKDNIKHIPGGGSVQIVYKPVDLSHVTSKCGSLGNIHHKPGGGQVEVKSEKLDFKDKVQSKIGSLDNISHVPGGGNKKIETHKLTFRENAKAKTDHGAEIVYKSPTISGDASPRRLSNVSSTGSINMVDSPQLATLADEVSASLAKQGL from the exons ATGGCAGAACCTCACCAGGACATCACCGGCATGGAGGACCACGCAGCCGGCCCGGAGAGGCAGCGCATCCCCTCAg GCTATCCCCTTCAGATACCGGTGGATGATGGGTCGGATGAGCCCGTTTCTGAAACATCCGACGCTAAGAGCACCCCAACTACGGAAG ATGCCACAGCACCTTTAGTGGAGGAAGGAGACCAAGAGGGTCAGCACGGGGAGATCCCAGAAGGAACCACAG CTGAAGAGGCCGGCACAGGAGCCACCCCCAGCCTCGAGGACCACGCAGCAGGAGACGCTGCTCCAG CTCACactgagaacaaagaaaagggaGGGGCTGAAAGCGAGGAGAAGAAACCCAAG GGCCAGGAGATGAGAGGCAGCACGAAGCCGGGCACACCGCGCTCCGCAGCCGGGCAGGCTCAGAGGAACTCCACCAACGCCACGCGCATCCCAGCAAAAACCCCCACGGCCCCCAAGACCCCTCCTGGCTCTG gcagaaaggagcagaaaaagcCACCCCCTGCAGCAGCGAAGTCTGAGAAAG GTGAGCAGCCCAAGTCTGGAGACAGAAGCGGTTACAGCAGTCCCGGCTCCCCCGGGACTCCCGGCAGCCGTTCCCGCACTCCTTCTCTGCCCACCCCACCAGCCAGGGAGCCCAAGAAGGTGGCCGTGGTTCGCACGCCGCCGAAATCGCCCGCGTCCGCCAAGAGCCGCATCCAGCCGTCGGCCGCTCCCATGCCCGACCTGAAAAATGTCAAGTCCAAAATCGGCTCCACCGAAAACCTGAAGCACCAGCCCGGAGGAGGCAAG GTGCAGATTATTAATAAGAAGCTGGACTTTAGCAGCGTTCAATCCAAGTGTGGCTCAAAGGATAATATCAAACACATCCCAGGAGGAGGCAGT GTTCAGATCGTGTACAAACCAGTGGACCTGAGCCACGTGACATCCAAGTGTGGTTCCCTGGGCAACATCCATCACAAACCAG GTGGTGGCCAAGTGGAGGTGAAATCCGAGAAACTGGACTTCAAAGATAAGGTGCAATCTAAAATCGGGTCCTTAGATAACATCAGCCACGTTCCCggaggaggaaataaaaag ATTGAGACTCACAAGCTGACTTTCCGCGAGAACGCCAAAGCCAAGACCGACCACGGCGCCGAAATCGTCTACAAGTCCCCCACCATCTCCGGGGACGCGTCCCCCCGCCGCCTTAGCAACGTCTCCTCCACCGGCAGCATCAACATGGTGGACTCCCCCCAGCTCGCCACGCTAGCCGACGAAGTGTCCGCTTCGCTGGCCAAGCAGGGCTTGTGA
- the MAPT gene encoding microtubule-associated protein tau isoform X12 encodes MTFGPLYVTHHAEPFTKTCWFAVMRTNASWTCSVASSGREPHGSRNGRGDSSDSGYPLQIPVDDGSDEPVSETSDAKSTPTTEDATAPLVEEGDQEGQHGEIPEGTTAEEAGTGATPSLEDHAAGDAAPAPGEPSSPKLQPGPQERGGDAIRRGGQPMQQAAGVLQEPLQSQDTKPAATAPTRIEVTIPIPLDMYQGAGPAEDGHELWDRGGGEGVAVGPALGEEPGRDASTTGMAGVGGTDASRAADGPSPSYTGAPLKEDASRWEGEEDRGIDEASQQGLPALAGRRVSPGPETTEEALKEEGESKSRDVPRDTAGEALLVESEARKAEEQEERRLLKGEESHADVTPSEPPDTQTEQTGAGGDSGPLIEAAKPPAGLKDGKEDRDAAPGEVVPDTGECRTPKKKRGAHVADQAVSRVPVLKAHTENKEKGGAESEEKKPKKSSPSTAKPPGDRASTPPHHRHTSSSTAPPKSPSSPAATSKRASSVTPRPASTGTHETKAKGQEMRGSTKPGTPRSAAGQAQRNSTNATRIPAKTPTAPKTPPGSGRKEQKKPPPAAAKSEKGEQPKSGDRSGYSSPGSPGTPGSRSRTPSLPTPPAREPKKVAVVRTPPKSPASAKSRIQPSAAPMPDLKNVKSKIGSTENLKHQPGGGKVQIINKKLDFSSVQSKCGSKDNIKHIPGGGSVQIVNQKLDFSSVQSRCGSKDNIKHIPGGGSVQIVYKPVDLSHVTSKCGSLGNIHHKPGGGQVEVKSEKLDFKDKVQSKIGSLDNISHVPGGGNKKIETHKLTFRENAKAKTDHGAEIVYKSPTISGDASPRRLSNVSSTGSINMVDSPQLATLADEVSASLAKQGL; translated from the exons ATGACTTTTGGACCATTGTACGTTACGCACCACGCCGAGCCCTTTACAAAGACCTGCTGGTTTGCAGTGATGAGAACGAATGCATCATGGACGTGTTCAGTAGCCAGCTCTGGGAGGGAGCCTCATGGCTCTAGAAATGGCAGAGGGGACAGCAGTGACTCAG GCTATCCCCTTCAGATACCGGTGGATGATGGGTCGGATGAGCCCGTTTCTGAAACATCCGACGCTAAGAGCACCCCAACTACGGAAG ATGCCACAGCACCTTTAGTGGAGGAAGGAGACCAAGAGGGTCAGCACGGGGAGATCCCAGAAGGAACCACAG CTGAAGAGGCCGGCACAGGAGCCACCCCCAGCCTCGAGGACCACGCAGCAGGAGACGCTGCTCCAG CTCCAGGGGAGCCCAGCTCTCCAAAGCTGCAGCCCGGCCCCCAGGAGCGCGGGGGAGATGCAATCCGAAGGGGCGGGCAGCccatgcagcaggcagctggcgTTCTTCAGGAGCCTCTTCAGTCCCAAGACACAAagcctgcagccacagctcccaCCAGGATCGAGGTCACTATCCCCATACCCCTGGATATGTACCAAGGTGCCGGACCGGCTGAAGACGGCCACGAGCTGTGGGATCGTGGGGGTGGAGAAGGCGTCGCTGTGGGTCCGGCACTGGGAGAAGAGCCAGGCCGTGATGCCAGCACCACGGGGATGGCAGGGGTGGGTGGCACGGATGCCTCCCGTGCTGCAGATGGGCCGTCTCCTTCATATACCGGAGCCCCGCTAAAAGAAGATGCCAGCagatgggaaggagaggaggaccGCGGTATTGATGAAGCTTCTCAGCAGGGTTTGCCTGCCCTGGCGGGACGACGTGTTTCTCCAGGACCCGAAACAACCGAGGAAGCTCTtaaagaagaaggagaaagcaagtCCAGAGATGTCCCCAGAGACACAGCGGGAGAGGCGCTCCTTGTTGAATCCGAAGCACGTAAAGCAGAAGAGCAAGAGGAGAGACGGCTGCTGAAGGGGGAAGAATCACACGCAGATGTCACCCCATCTGAGCCTCCTGACACCCAGACAGAGCAGACCGGGGCAGGAGGGGATTCTGGACCCTTAATAGAAGCAGCCAAACCCCCCGCTGGCTTAAAAGATGGCAAGGAAGACAGAGATGCTGCCCCGGGAGAGGTGGTGCCGGATACAGGAGAATGCCGGACGCCCAAGAAGAAGCGTGGTGCCCACGTTGCAGATCAAGCAGTCAGTCGCGTTCCTGTCCTGAAAG CTCACactgagaacaaagaaaagggaGGGGCTGAAAGCGAGGAGAAGAAACCCAAG AAATCCTCACCTTCCACTGCCAAACCCCCAGGCGATAGAGCCTccacccccccccaccaccGACACACCTCCTCTAGCACAGCCCCTCCGAAATcaccctccagccctgcagccacctctAAACGAGCCTCTTCTGTCACACCCCGACCTGCCAGTACAGGAACGCATGAAACTAAGGCCAAG GGCCAGGAGATGAGAGGCAGCACGAAGCCGGGCACACCGCGCTCCGCAGCCGGGCAGGCTCAGAGGAACTCCACCAACGCCACGCGCATCCCAGCAAAAACCCCCACGGCCCCCAAGACCCCTCCTGGCTCTG gcagaaaggagcagaaaaagcCACCCCCTGCAGCAGCGAAGTCTGAGAAAG GTGAGCAGCCCAAGTCTGGAGACAGAAGCGGTTACAGCAGTCCCGGCTCCCCCGGGACTCCCGGCAGCCGTTCCCGCACTCCTTCTCTGCCCACCCCACCAGCCAGGGAGCCCAAGAAGGTGGCCGTGGTTCGCACGCCGCCGAAATCGCCCGCGTCCGCCAAGAGCCGCATCCAGCCGTCGGCCGCTCCCATGCCCGACCTGAAAAATGTCAAGTCCAAAATCGGCTCCACCGAAAACCTGAAGCACCAGCCCGGAGGAGGCAAG GTGCAGATTATTAATAAGAAGCTGGACTTTAGCAGCGTTCAATCCAAGTGTGGCTCAAAGGATAATATCAAACACATCCCAGGAGGAGGCAGT GTGCAGATTGTTAATCAGAAGTTGGACTTTAGCAGCGTTCAATCCAGGTGTGGCTCAAAGGATAATATCAAACACATCCCGGGAGGAGGCAGT GTTCAGATCGTGTACAAACCAGTGGACCTGAGCCACGTGACATCCAAGTGTGGTTCCCTGGGCAACATCCATCACAAACCAG GTGGTGGCCAAGTGGAGGTGAAATCCGAGAAACTGGACTTCAAAGATAAGGTGCAATCTAAAATCGGGTCCTTAGATAACATCAGCCACGTTCCCggaggaggaaataaaaag ATTGAGACTCACAAGCTGACTTTCCGCGAGAACGCCAAAGCCAAGACCGACCACGGCGCCGAAATCGTCTACAAGTCCCCCACCATCTCCGGGGACGCGTCCCCCCGCCGCCTTAGCAACGTCTCCTCCACCGGCAGCATCAACATGGTGGACTCCCCCCAGCTCGCCACGCTAGCCGACGAAGTGTCCGCTTCGCTGGCCAAGCAGGGCTTGTGA